In Rutidosis leptorrhynchoides isolate AG116_Rl617_1_P2 unplaced genomic scaffold, CSIRO_AGI_Rlap_v1 contig179, whole genome shotgun sequence, a genomic segment contains:
- the LOC139881631 gene encoding gibberellin 2-beta-dioxygenase 2-like, whose translation MVVLPPSSMRAKKTSKAVGIPMIDLSLERSKLAELIVEACEEVGFFKVINHSVNEEVISNLENEGLYFFSKTTTEKQSAGPASGKPFGYECKNIGSNGDMGELEYLLLHANPSSVSEMSNSISPTEFSCCVDNYTEASREWTCEGLCTRDKSVLSKFIRDIHNVSVLRLNYYPPLTKLRDRVGVDCLRELETLEELNNIA comes from the exons ATGGTTGTCCTACCGCCATCTTCAATGCGAGCCAAGAAAACTAGTAAGGCCGTAGGGATTCCGATGATCGACCTTTCTCTCGAGAGGTCAAAGCTGGCGGAGCTAATCGTGGAAGCATGCGAAGAGGTTGGTTTTTTCAAGGTTATTAACCACAGTGTGAATGAAGAAGTTATTTCGAACTTGGAAAATGAAGGGCTCTATTTCTTTTCCAAAACGACGACGGAGAAGCAAAGTGCTGGCCCTGCTAGTGGTAAGCCTTTTGGTTATGAATGTAAGAACATTGGCTCTAATGGCGACATGGGAGAACTTGAATATCTTTTGCTTCATGCCAACCCTTCTTCTGTTTCGGAAATGTCAAACTCTATCAGCCCAACAGAATTCAg TTGTTGTGTGGATAACTACACAGAAGCATCGAGGGAGTGGACGTGTGAAGGATTATGTACTCGAGATAAATCAGTTTTAAGTAAGTTCATAAGAGATATACATAATGTTTCTGTCCTTAGGCTTAATTATTATCCTCCACTAACAAAACTTAGAGATCGTGTTGGAGTGGATTGCCTCAGGGAGCTTGAGACATTGGAAGAATTGAATAATATAGCTTAA